Proteins from a genomic interval of Kitasatospora herbaricolor:
- a CDS encoding DNA repair helicase XPB has translation MNDGPLIVQSDKTLLLEIDHPKAADCRRVIAPFAELERAPEHVHTYRVTPLGLWNARAAGHDAEQVVDALVNYSRYPVPHALLVDIADTMARYGRLKLSKHPTHGLVLTTTDRPVLEEVLRSKKIIPLVGARVDPDTVVVHPSERGQIKQVLLKLGWPAEDFAGYVDGEAHPIELEQDGWTLRPYQQQAVEGFWHGGSGVVVLPCGAGKTLVGAAAMAEAKSTTLILVTNTVSARQWKHELVKRTTLTEDEIGEYSGTRKEIRPVTIATYQVMTTKRKGTYAHLELFDARNWGLVVYDEVHLLPAPVFKFTADLQARRRLGLTATLVREDGREGDVFSLIGPKRFDAPWKEIEAQGYIAPADCCEVRVTLTDSERLSYATAEPEERYRFCATTATKRRVVEALVKKHEKDQTLIIGQYIDQLDELGEVLNAPVIKGETSNAQREKLFEAFRTKEISVLVVSKVANFSIDLPEATVAIQVSGTFGSRQEEAQRLGRVLRPKADGHSAHFYSVVARDTVDQDFAAHRQRFLAEQGYAYRIIDADDVL, from the coding sequence GCACCCGAGCACGTCCACACCTACCGGGTCACCCCGCTCGGCCTGTGGAACGCGCGCGCCGCCGGGCACGACGCCGAGCAGGTCGTCGACGCCCTGGTGAACTACTCGCGCTACCCCGTCCCGCACGCCCTGCTGGTGGACATCGCCGACACCATGGCCCGCTACGGGCGGCTGAAGCTCAGCAAGCACCCCACCCACGGCCTGGTGCTCACCACCACCGACCGCCCGGTGCTGGAGGAGGTGCTGCGCTCGAAGAAGATCATCCCGCTGGTCGGCGCCCGGGTCGACCCGGACACCGTGGTGGTGCACCCCTCCGAGCGCGGCCAGATCAAGCAGGTGCTGCTCAAGCTCGGCTGGCCGGCCGAGGACTTCGCCGGGTACGTGGACGGCGAGGCGCACCCGATCGAGCTGGAGCAGGACGGCTGGACGCTGCGCCCGTACCAGCAGCAGGCCGTCGAGGGCTTCTGGCACGGCGGCTCCGGCGTGGTCGTGCTTCCCTGCGGCGCCGGCAAGACGCTGGTGGGCGCGGCGGCGATGGCCGAGGCCAAGTCGACCACGCTGATCCTGGTCACCAACACCGTCTCGGCCCGCCAGTGGAAGCACGAGCTGGTCAAGCGGACCACGCTGACCGAGGACGAGATCGGCGAGTACAGCGGCACCCGCAAGGAGATCCGCCCGGTCACCATCGCCACCTACCAGGTGATGACGACCAAGCGGAAGGGCACCTACGCGCACCTGGAGCTGTTCGACGCCCGCAACTGGGGCCTGGTGGTCTACGACGAGGTGCACCTGCTGCCCGCGCCGGTCTTCAAGTTCACCGCGGACCTGCAGGCCCGCCGCCGGCTCGGCCTGACCGCGACCCTGGTGCGCGAGGACGGCCGTGAGGGCGACGTGTTCTCGCTGATCGGCCCGAAGCGGTTCGACGCGCCGTGGAAGGAGATCGAGGCGCAGGGCTACATCGCGCCCGCCGACTGCTGCGAGGTCCGGGTCACGCTGACCGACTCCGAGCGGCTGTCCTACGCCACCGCCGAGCCGGAGGAGCGCTACCGGTTCTGCGCCACCACCGCGACCAAGCGGCGGGTGGTGGAGGCCCTGGTCAAGAAGCACGAGAAGGACCAGACGCTGATCATCGGCCAGTACATCGACCAGCTGGACGAGCTGGGCGAGGTGCTGAACGCCCCGGTCATCAAGGGCGAGACCAGCAACGCCCAGCGGGAGAAGCTCTTCGAGGCGTTCCGGACCAAGGAGATCAGCGTCCTGGTGGTCTCCAAGGTCGCCAACTTCTCGATCGACCTGCCGGAGGCGACGGTCGCCATCCAGGTCTCCGGGACCTTCGGTTCCCGCCAGGAGGAGGCCCAGCGGCTCGGGCGCGTCCTGCGGCCGAAGGCGGACGGGCACTCGGCGCACTTCTACTCGGTGGTGGCCAGGGACACCGTGGACCAGGACTTCGCCGCCCACCGGCAGCGGTTCCTGGCCGAGCAGGGCTACGCGTACCGGATCATCGACGCGGACGACGTGCTCTGA
- a CDS encoding HelD family protein, whose product MPATSSTDPLQRERDHLAASRAALRVMREDVESLDTTDVTGTWVTAIVLNKQIEARIAALADLAHTPLFFGRLDYLHAISEELAEGATGESFYIGRRHVHDAAGDPMVIDWRAPVSQPFYRASRTDPQDVERRRRFGYTGGELTAYEDEHLTDPAETDAASALLAAEIEKPRVGPMRDIVATIQPEQDEIVRADVGGTVCVQGAPGTGKTAVGLHRVAYLLYAHRERLARTGTLVIGPNDAFLSYIEQVLPALGELAVAQSTVQQLVAHVEVRAEDDPEAAGLKGDARMAEVLRRAVRAGIALPTEPCVVVRGSRRWRVPVHELTEIVEELKARDIRYGAAREALPQRIAHAVLLKMEQGGEAPDDRVQDAVARNAQVKAVVKACWPPVDPAKLVHRLLNEPEFLAACADGVLDEEEQRAVLRAKPGRSVRTAPWTPADAVLIDEATDLVQRTASLGHVVLDEAQDLSPMQYRAVGRRCSTGSATVLGDLAQGTTPWATADWAQALHHLGKPGAHVEELTKGFRVPEEVIAYASRLLPAIAPGLAPATSVRDAPGSLTVDRVEDGLDAAVVAACREALAHEGSTGLIAADARIPALAGALDAAGLSHLTPGTETTSQARLTLVPASLAKGLEYDYVVLDEPAAVVAGEPDERTGLRRLYVALTRAVSGLKVLHAQPLPEQLAAVPASVG is encoded by the coding sequence GTGCCCGCCACCTCCTCCACCGACCCCCTCCAGCGCGAACGCGACCACCTCGCCGCCTCCCGCGCCGCCCTGCGCGTGATGCGCGAGGACGTCGAATCGCTGGACACCACCGACGTGACCGGCACCTGGGTCACCGCCATCGTGCTGAACAAGCAGATCGAGGCCAGGATCGCCGCGCTGGCCGACCTCGCGCACACCCCGCTGTTCTTCGGCCGGCTGGACTACCTGCACGCGATCAGCGAAGAGCTGGCCGAGGGCGCCACCGGGGAGAGCTTCTACATCGGCCGCCGGCACGTGCACGACGCGGCCGGCGACCCGATGGTGATCGACTGGCGGGCGCCCGTCTCGCAGCCCTTCTACCGGGCCAGCCGCACCGACCCGCAGGACGTCGAGCGCCGCCGCCGCTTCGGCTACACCGGCGGCGAGCTGACCGCGTACGAGGACGAGCACCTGACCGACCCGGCCGAGACCGACGCCGCCTCGGCGCTGCTGGCCGCCGAGATCGAGAAGCCGCGTGTCGGACCGATGCGCGACATCGTCGCCACCATCCAGCCCGAGCAGGACGAGATCGTCCGCGCCGACGTGGGCGGCACCGTCTGCGTCCAGGGCGCCCCCGGCACCGGGAAGACCGCCGTCGGCCTGCACCGGGTCGCCTACCTGCTGTACGCGCACCGCGAGCGGCTGGCCCGCACCGGCACCCTGGTGATCGGCCCCAACGACGCCTTCCTCTCCTACATCGAGCAGGTGCTCCCGGCCCTCGGCGAGCTGGCGGTGGCGCAGTCCACCGTGCAGCAACTGGTGGCGCACGTGGAGGTGCGCGCCGAGGACGACCCCGAGGCGGCCGGACTGAAGGGCGACGCCCGGATGGCCGAGGTGCTGCGCCGGGCCGTCCGCGCCGGGATCGCGCTGCCCACCGAGCCCTGCGTGGTGGTGCGCGGCTCGCGCCGCTGGCGGGTGCCGGTGCACGAGCTCACCGAGATCGTCGAGGAGCTGAAGGCCCGCGACATCCGGTACGGGGCCGCCCGGGAGGCGCTGCCGCAGCGGATCGCGCACGCCGTGCTGCTGAAGATGGAGCAGGGCGGCGAGGCCCCCGACGACCGGGTGCAGGACGCCGTGGCCAGGAACGCCCAGGTCAAGGCCGTGGTGAAGGCCTGCTGGCCGCCGGTGGACCCGGCCAAGCTGGTGCACCGGCTGCTCAACGAGCCGGAGTTCCTGGCCGCCTGCGCCGACGGCGTCCTGGACGAGGAGGAGCAGCGCGCGGTGCTCCGGGCCAAGCCCGGCCGTTCGGTGAGGACCGCCCCCTGGACGCCCGCCGACGCCGTCCTGATCGACGAGGCGACCGACCTGGTGCAGCGCACCGCCTCGCTCGGCCACGTCGTGCTCGACGAGGCCCAGGACCTCTCCCCCATGCAGTACCGGGCGGTCGGGCGCCGCTGCAGCACCGGCTCGGCCACCGTCCTCGGCGACCTCGCCCAGGGCACCACCCCGTGGGCCACCGCCGACTGGGCGCAGGCCCTGCACCACCTCGGCAAGCCCGGGGCCCACGTCGAGGAGCTCACCAAGGGCTTCCGCGTCCCGGAGGAGGTGATCGCGTACGCCTCCCGGCTGCTGCCCGCGATCGCGCCGGGCCTGGCGCCGGCCACCTCGGTGCGTGACGCGCCCGGCTCGCTGACGGTGGACCGGGTCGAGGACGGCCTCGACGCCGCCGTGGTCGCGGCCTGCCGCGAGGCGCTCGCCCACGAGGGCTCGACCGGCCTGATCGCGGCCGACGCCCGGATCCCGGCGCTGGCCGGGGCACTGGACGCGGCCGGTCTGAGCCACCTGACCCCCGGCACCGAGACCACCTCGCAGGCCCGGCTGACGCTCGTCCCCGCCTCGCTGGCCAAGGGCCTGGAGTACGACTACGTGGTGCTGGACGAGCCCGCCGCGGTGGTGGCCGGCGAGCCGGACGAGCGGACCGGCCTGCGGCGGCTGTACGTGGCGCTGACCCGCGCCGTCTCCGGCCTGAAGGTGCTGCACGCGCAGCCGCTGCCGGAGCAGCTGGCGGCCGTGCCGGCCTCGGTGGGCTGA